The genomic DNA TTCAACAAAGTCGAGGGCTCAGATGTTCTCCGGAAGGCTTGTTTGCTCTAGCACTTTATCTGATCAGGTCCTCATAGGCTTATGGGTGCCCAGTGACGGTCCAGTGACGGCAAGGTGCATGGCACTATACACTAAGACGTCGGGGTTTGAGAGCTGTTTGCTTTTCCTGATGGTTGCCGAGGCGCTACCGAGTCCGTCTCCGCCCTTGCATCATGTCTTCCGCCGTCCTCGCGGTATTGCAACCAGCGTGCCCAGGGAGAGATATAAGGACGTCCTGCTGTCCCGTCTGACCGAGAAGAAATTGGAAGAACTCCAAGACACGCAGAGCAGAACTCCTTCATCCTTCACTCTCTAATAGTAGTTCCAAAGGCCCTCAGTCGTTGCCTACCACGGACACCACATTCGCTGCAAGAGGATAAACACACTCGTTCATTTCTCATCAAGATGAAGTACTCCCTCGCTGCGCTCTTCGCCGCTGTGGCatcggccgccgtcatcgacacCGACAACATCGCCGAGGCTCCCGAAGCCCCGGCAGCTCCCGAACTGCCCGCCCTGAGAGCTCGCGCGACGGGATGCAACGCCGACAACTGCCTCCGTGCCGTCAGGGCCACTCGCTACGGCACCGCGACGATGGAGCTCCGCTTGGCTGAGTGCAGCTCGTTCCTCGCCGTCACAGAGACCCCGAGTGCCACGTAGGTTGCCTCACTTGCActttcactctcactctcactctcactctcactctcactttcACTTTCACTCCTGAACCCAGAACCTTGGCCATCTCGACTAACACACCGGCACCAGCACCGTCTTCGTCACCGAGTCTAGCATCGAGACCCTCACGGCCAACGTCACCAGGACCCTTTACCAGCGTcaggccgcggccgaggagactGCCGCCGTCCTCTCCACCCAGACAGTTCCTGTATacgcctcggcctgctcggaCGCCGCCCGCTACAGCTCGGCCTGCTCTTGCTtcggcgccaccgccgtcacgacgacggccccggcggcgacagTCACCTCGACCGTGACGGTCGTCTCGACCACCATCGTCGCGCCCTTCGTCAACGTCACGCGGCCCGCGCTGTCCTGCAGCACGGTGTGGAACTGCGGCGACGCCACCATCCCCGTGTGCTCGACCGAGTCCGGCTGCGTGTGCTTCCGcaccgccgagggccgcgacgTCTGCGCCATGCCCAACGAGTGCGAGTCCGGCTGCGACTCGACGAGCGACtgcggcaacggcgaggtCTGCATCAAGCAGAGCTGCTGCGCGGGCGGCACGTGCATGAAGGTCGACGTCTGCCTGAACGAGATCCTGCCCAAGATGATGTTCAAGAGGCGCAGCGCGGCCTGGGTGAAGAAGCAGGCCCGGGCCAGCTTGAACCACCTCAGTCTGGTTCCTCACGATGTTGAGGAGGAGAGTTAGGCGAACTTGTCTATGTGAGATACATGAGTGATGATGGGGTTTGGGCACTTGGAGTGGCGGTATTCCTTGTACATACACCAGAGACAGAGATACTGTCGGTAGACTTTAATTCCAAACCTCGTCCGGCCGCGCTGCCTGGTCGAAGGGGTTTGTGTTTCATCTTTTGAAGCATTCAGAGACGACAGCACTCAATATTAATGGCCGCTTCTGACCCCCTTGAGAACTGAGACTGCGAGGAGAGAAACAAAAGCTTTGCTAGGAGGGTGCTGCGTGCAAGTCGCGACAAGCTTCGGGCCATCTCCGATTGGAGGGGCCGCCATGCCATTCCTTTACTCTCCGCAAGCAAAAAGCAACCTTGTGGCgcagagagagggaggcaTGTCTTGGCCCGGCTGGCTGCTTCACAATCAGACTCCCTCGGTGATTAAGGACGCTCGGCAacttgccggcggcggctcccaGGGGCGCGGGTAGCGTTTGCTTATTTGCGTCGGCCGAATATGGGGCGGCTGCAGGACGCATACCACCAATCTGTGACAAGCCTTCATCTCGGTCTTGTCATTGATTGTTGGGGAGACCTTGCGCAAGAAAATGCGCTAAAGCTGGGATTTAAGCCATCAAGAAAGGGCTCACAACGTCGATGAAACTGGCTCGATCTCAGCCTCACATAGTATAATATAAACTATGTTAGCTTGCCGACTGCTACTCTGTGAACAAGAGTCTGACAATTGCAAAGCGTTTTGTAGCAGGGAGAATTACAGCATAGATTAACCCGAAACTCATCCAGTGCATGTATTATGTCTCCCTCAGGGCCATCATCAGTATCGTCCGCAATTACCGGTCGGTCCCGTCTGACAAAGTTGAAGAATCGGTAACCCTAACAGACGTGGAATAGACGGCTTCAACAGCTGGCTCTCATACTTTTGTCACATTTATGGCGCAGGATGACGTTTCTATGGAGCACCACCAGCATATCAGCTTCCCGTATGGGCTAGATATCGCTTGGCTTCAGATATTATCCGTCCAACACCCCGAACGGAGAGCGCCATCAGAGAACGTCGGTACAGGGGAGGGACCATATTTTACCCTCCAACAGACTTCGTGTTGTCCGTCGATTGGTTCTGTTGGAAGGCTTTTGGCCCAACCCCGCCGTGTAATCTCTAGGTTGTTGAAGAAGCCAACAAGTCTTGTGCGGATCAGACCatccaacatcaccacctcTCAGAAAGCCAGCAAACTGTTTCCACGGGAATCTCGCCACATCTCGCCACATCTCGCCACGTTTTCACAGCCCTTTCATCCACCTCAAGTCATGCtggtcctcgtcgccggcgccaccggCAACATCGGCCAGAAGCTGATCGACAGCCTCCACGCCAGAGGCCACCACGTCCGCGGCCTCGGGCGCAACCCCTCCAAGCTCACGGATGAGCGCCGCGCCAAACTCCAGGACTTCATCGTCAGCAAGAACCACTACGACATCGAGGCCCTCGAACGCGCCtgcgagggcgccgacgccgtcatctcggcgTACGGCGTCTTCCCCGCCGAGCTCCAGATCGacggccagctcctcctcctccgcgccgccgagcgcgcCAACGTCCGCCGCTTCGTCCTGTCGACCTGGAACGCCGACTGGAGCCGGGACCCGCTGGGCATGCACGAGAGCTACGACCCGCTCATcgccctccgccgcctcgccgagctcagCTCCCCGATCAAGCCGCACTACGTCTTCACCGGCGTCCTGGCCGAGGTCTTCTGGGTGTTCCCGGGCCACCCTTACGGCGCGGTCGAGATGAACGGCTACTGGGATGGGAAGCAGAAGACCATGAGCTTCtggggcgacggcgacaagcCGATGCCGTGGACCACCGAGGGGGACGCGGCCGAGTTCACGGCCGCCATCGTCTCGcgggacgacgccgaggagggcgggtgCTGGAACACGATCTCCGGCATCCACTCGGTCAAGGAACTCGCGGCGGCGTACGAGAGggtcaagaacaagaaggtCGCGCTTCACAGCCGGGGAACCGACGAGGATCTGGGGAAGCTCGCGTTCGAGGCCCGCGAGCGCAGCTCTCCCAGAGACTTTTACCAGTACATGGCGTACTTTTATCAGTACTACATGAACAAGGGGACGTGGGATATGGAGAAGatcgacaacgacaagctCGGCGTCCAGCCGACTTCGTTGGAGGACTTTTTGCGCGACAACGACATCTAGTTGCAAGGCTTAGTCAGGGGGTGCTTTTGGTGTTCAACCTCTTACAtgctggccgaggcgctTCCCAGCCTGTTAATTGACCCTCGGATAGTTATAatggaaaaaaaagagaaaccCCTCCATTCCTAACAGCCACAAGAAAGCCCCGAGACCAGCATCCATAGCCTCCATTCACTGCTTGATGCTGGACGTTTGCTTGTTTTCCCCTAAGCATTGCGAGCCACTTACAAATGAGATTCAACACTCTGGGTCCTAGAAACCTGCAACTTCACACTCTAAAGGTTGCAGGTTTCCCAGGATCGGAGCAATGGCGGCTCTGCGCCAAGAACCGCATTCAGATCCCTTGGTTTTCCTGGAGCGATGTAGGATGACTCACCGGATCTGTTTAACAATCATGCGGGGGAGACGCAGGATGACTGATATAACAATCCCCAAGATACCCGGAGCCGTGACTATCGAGATGTACACCTCTTCCCCAGGACTCCCAGTAGTCAGTCATaaccacccacccactccCAGTTCCTCAAGAGCGTGCTTGTGCCATTCTGCTCATCTGAGCCAACAACTAATTCACGTTTCTCTACGGCTTGAAGCTGTGATTCCGGTTCCAAACCTCAATCATGTCCTTTTCTTCGCCCATCCACGCCCCGCAGCACATCCTGCAGCTCCTCTCCGAGCTACACGCCAAGTCCCTCGAACAGGAGGCCGCCATGTCCAAGACGGGCAAGGTCTTCTCGTCCGACGTCATGaacgacctcgaggaccgGCACCCGCGCGCGGACCCGGCGGACGAGTTCGACAGGCTCATGCTGGACAAGTTCGTCGCgctggacgaggacaagTGCCGCTTCGCGTACCAGCTCATCGGCGCCACGGGCGCCaccaacgtcgtcgaggccggcacgAGCTTCGGCGTCAGCACCAtctacctcgccctcgccgtcggcaggGCCAAGGCCGCCACGGGCAAGGCCGGGACGGTCGTCgcgacggagaaggaggcgcgTAAGGCGGAGGTCGCGCGTGGGTACTGGGCGCGGTGCGGCgcggaggtcgaggagcagaTCGATCTTAGGGTGGGGGATCTGCTCGAGACCCTCAAGGAAGGGTTGCCGCTGGTTGATTTACTGCTGCTCGACAGTGAGTTTCTTCCACTGTGTTCCATTGAGGCAACCAAAACGACATTCAAGTACTCATTCGTCGTGTAGTATGGTCAGCCCTCGCTCTGCCGACGCTCAAAGTCATTCTCCCCCGTCTGCGGAAGGGCGCAGTGGTCCTGACGGACAACACCATATCCGGTGCTGAAGGGTACAAAGACCTGCTGTCGTTCCTGAGAGACCCGCAGAACGGCTTCCAGAACATGACTCTTCCGTTCACGAATGGGTTCGAGATGAGTGTTTACATGCCGGATTTGGAGTAGTGGAAGTCGAGTTGTCACAGGATGACAAAAGATGCATTTGCACAttgcttcttctcctcgccaaATCTCAATACATGTAGCATACTTCGAATGAGGCCGAACTCTCTTCTTGAAAGGCTGCCCCCCGGGTGTATTTATGCGCTCATCAATATCAAGGGCAACATGCTGCGCCGAGTTCATACCGACAAGTAGGTATCTCGCATAATATTTGCCCCCAAAACATGTCACTTATCATGAAAAAGGAGAACAACGATGATTTCCCAGCCTGATGCTGCATGGTGAGAAATAGGGTGTCCAGAACCAGCCACGTATGCATGGTCAGCTATTTGTACGCGCATTTGGATGCAACATCCGACAGACACAATCCAGACATGGAGTTCCACGAAATACACTCATAGAGTCAGAGGCGTTCCATCCTGTCGCCTGACTAGGGAATGCGGCGTCCTTGATAGGCCGACAGCCGAGAAACCTGCAAGCCGTTTTGCCACACATATGCACCCATGTTGTTGTCCGCGGTCGACATCGAACGCAGCCTGATCTAAATATAACGCTGGACGAGTCGATCCGGCGGCTTCCAAGTCTACATAACGCAAACGATTCCCAGTGGCAACGAAGATGGAgtggccgccggcaccgcaTCGAAGCCTCCAGCCGCAACAATGCAGAGTTCTCGGCAGACGGCGTACGGAGCCctgcccgtcgtcgacgaccatcAGATGGGCGCTGAATCCAAGATCGGCTCGGTGCCCGACTATCCCGAGGAGAAGCCTCAACGCCGTTCCCAGCCTCGGCCGCAGACTCTCGACAAGCCGTGGGTGACACGATGCAGACGGGTGATTGTCGACCTGGTTCTCGCGGCCTTGGCGTTGCTTTTCGGTGTATTCGGGCTCTGGGCGTACAGCGTGAACGGAAGCACCGCCGGGCCCGGGTCAACCGGCGTGATGCTGGTCAGGGTGTCTCAATACGTACGCTTCCCATAGGGTCGAAAGACTCTCTCCTTTCTTGTTGCCTCTCAAGCTGACAAAAGCATCCTCCACGTAGGCGCCCACCATCTTCCCTGTCCTCTTCGCTGCCATTGCCGgggcgacgatgaagagcGTCGCGTCGTGGCGGATGCAGGCCAGTCAAGGCGCGACTCTCGGCTCGCTTGAACAGTGCCTTGGGAGTCAAACGATATCGCGGGCCTTCACGACGCAGATCAACCTTCGAACCTACAACTTGCTCGGCCTATCCATCGTCGCCCTCTGGTGTCTGTCTCCCTTGGGGAGTCAGGCGTCTCTCCGAGTGATATCCGTTATACCCAAGAGCGAAATCGACTTGAGGATGCTGAGCACCGTCGACACGTTTGGTGACTACAGTAGCGATTACACTATCCGAACAGTCGCGTCCGAAGGCGGTGAAGTTGTCGAAATGACTGTCCCTACCGCCGTGGTCACTTCCCTGATGGCGGTTAAGTTCCTGATGAGCCGCAACCAGGACATCTGGGGAAACGTACGTCTTCCCGCAATCGAAAACCTCGAGAAAGGCGGCAAGTCCGGCGGCGATTCCGGCTGGATCGAGCTTTTGGGCCACGACCCTATCGAGTACGCGTCTCTCATCGGCACGCCAGTGGCCAACCTGGCCACGAAAGGCAACACATCCTTTGTCCTTCCCGGCTCCTACTTGTCCCTCTCTTGCCCAACGATACGCCTCGTCTCGAATCAGACTGTTCTGAGTAACTGGACCAGCAACCCGCCAGCCATAATTCCGGAACTACACGAGAACCGGGCCGACTGCGAGTGGGCGATTGGAAAAAGTGCCTTACCCCAGTATCAGGTTGCTATCTCTCGTTCGTGTGGCGAACCGAAGGACCAGGTCATCACCGCTGAGCGGGTTCCAAACGCCCGAAAGCTCATATGGGAATCCAACTATCTACTAGATAACTATGACTATGAAAAGATCCCTCCCGTCATCAGCCGGGCCGAGTGCGACATGACCACGACGCACACTGAGACGCAGGTGACGTGCATCGAAAGCCTGTCCGGCGACTCGTCCGGGAGCATCTGTAACCCGCGCGCCGTCCGGCGCTCTCCCAATCCCCCGTTCCACGGCAACTGGACAGTCTTCGACAAGTCGTATGGCACGGATGCACCCGTGCTGGAGTCTCTCACCAATTTGTTCCCGCTCCTCGCGTTCTCCAACTTCACCCGACAACCGGTGCTCGTCTACCTGACGAACCCCTTCCGCGCGGTGGGGGGCGATGATCTTGGTCCGGTCTATAACACGACTGACCGGGCCACGTTCGAACTCTCCCTAGCGCAGATTTTTAACTCAATCCTCTACGTCGGGATCGATGGGCCAACATTTACGGGGTCGTTCAATAGATCAGACCCTGATCGAGGCACTCGTTCCAGCCATTACAACGGGTCAACCAGAGGGGGTGAATATGATCACATGCTCAACATCACCGGCGACGTGACCTCTCGGCACGACGTCGTCTACTGCGACCGGGCCTGGCTCGGCGTGCTCATAATCTCGTCCCTGGCCGCCTTCCTCTGCGCGATCGCGGGCGCCGTCCTGCGCATGATGACGCTCACGCCCGACGTGCTCGACTCGACGTCGATAGCTCTTCTGCACAACCGGGTCGGTGGACTGGAGGGCTCCTCTGGATGGTTGTCTGACGAATGGGTCAGGCACTTCAAGGACGCCAGGCTacgcctcggcgacgtcgagccggcggccgaggttggGCGGATTGGCCTGGCGACTCTGGACGACGGAGCCGTTGGCGTAGTAAAGAGTGGAAGGTATTACAACTGAAGACGATGCATTATTCTATGAGTGGAAAAACTCCGTTGGCTCTGCTGGGAGAAGAACTAAGTGGAGAGAGACAGTTGAGGGAGATCGTCTGCCTGTCAGAGAGGAAGCTTGAGTGGTTGGAACATCTCTAGGTCTCAGTAATGTAAGCAGCCATCAAACTCACCGAGAAGCAAGCACAGTAAATGAAGTTTCGGTAAGTGCTTTATGATATTGGAGCGGAATACGTAATGGGATCTCTATTTTTGAACGAGTGTTAGTTACAAAATACACGTACTAGGCTTCTTGGTAGGCAAGACGGCCGTCGATCTGCTAAGAGTAACAAGATTATCTAATTTGCACATTTACATTAAAACCAACTTAGATGTAACACACTTTAACTCTATGCCGTACCTTTACCAGTACGAGTTTCGTCCGGGTTGTAACACCGGACATTAACACAAGGCTCTTGTGCAGCCATTCGGGCCAATTGCTCACTTTCCATCACTCCGATGTCCGAGGGTTCTCGCGATTGGTGCCATCGCATACGTTAAACCTTCGCGGCATCCGGATCTTCCGGAGCGAGGGGGGTCCGTCCGAGTCGGTTGTCGACATTCCGCTTATCAATCACAACACACACGTCGTGAGCCATGTTGCCTATGGCGTCTTGAATTGCGTTTGTTTCCTTTCTCTgcacacacgcgcgcgcgtgtgtgtaAGCTGTTGGTTGCTTAGAAACGAACCTGTTGGAATAGACTTGCGCGCTCGGCCGTTTCGTCGCATCATGAAGGGGAATAAGTAGAGGTTCGATGCCCCATTGCCACGGTCTCTCACTCTTTGCTTCTCAACTTATCACTAGCTCACTCGGCACTCTTTCCACTGCAACATCTACATCGGACTCAACTTTCGAAACTCATACAATACCCCCGTATATACTTTGAAAAACACCAAGAAAAGGAACAAAAGCAACCCCCTTCTCACGACACCATCGCCATGCCTCACTCAGCCGCCATCCAACCCGCGGCCAAGGCGCCGCTGGAGGTTCAAGAGGTCGAGACCTCCCAGCCCGGCCCCCACGAGCTCCTCATCAAGAACGAACTCATCGCGCTCGTCCCCATCGACGCGAAACTGGCCAAGCTGGCCGTCTTCCCCCTCCAGTACCCGGTCATTCTCGGCTCCTCCTACGGCGGCACCGTGTCGgccgtcggcagcgaggTCACCGGCTTCAAGGTCGGCGACAGGGTCGCAGCCGCGCGCACCGGCGGCGAGTTCGGCAACAAGCTCGGCGCCTTCCAGAAGTACGTCATCGCCCGGGACGTGACGGCGAGCAAGCTGCCGGACAACGCCGACCTGCACGTCCccgtcggcctgctcggcaACTTCagcaccatcgtcggcctctTCAACGtgcacctcggcctcgacaggCCCGACCCCGTCAACAAGGTGCcgtccaagggcaagaagatcCTGGTCTACGGCGGCACGTCGAGCTTCGGCAGCTTCGCGACGCAGTACCTCACCCAGGCCGGGTACGATGTCGTCACCACGACGTCCCCGAAGCACAAGGACTTCGTCGCCAAGCTGGGTGCCgtccacgtcgtcgaccacACCCGGCCGCAGGAGGCGGTCGTGAAGGACCTGGTCGCGCAGGGTCCCTACGACTACGTCGTCGACTCCATCTCCCTGAAGCCCACGTTCGACATCACGGCCCAGGTCGTCGCGGCGCAGGGCGGCGGGAAGATTTACGCGCTGCTGCCCCCCTCCGACCCTTCGGGCTTCCCCGAGGGCGTGGTCCCCGAGTTCGGATCCTGGTCGGTGTCGCTGATCCAGGACGAGAAGAACGCCGAACTGCTGAGGTGGGCGTACGGGACTTACTTCACCCAGGCCGTTTCCAACAACAAGATCCTCGGGCTTCCATCACAGAAGATCGATGGCGGGCTGGGCGGGCTGAACGAGGCGATTGAGGTGCTCTTCAAGGGAGTCAGTGGTCTGAAGGTCGTCATTGAGCCATAGGTTCGGGAGTCATGACATGTTTGAGCGGAATCTCGGCGGGTAGCTGAGTGGCATTTCAATCGGTTGCCTTGTCATCGAATGCCATTATCGTAAATAATATTACTGAATCAGTTAAAAAAAAGAAGCCGTATGAATCATCGAGGATCGTTTTGTCTGGCATTGTTTCCAGCTTGTCAAAAGTCTAGCAGCGAACTTGCTGTTGGTTTACGATCCTCTCATAACCCCAAACTTCAATAAGCCTGCTTCAAATAGCGGTAtgatatatatatatataagatTGATATTACATACAAGTAGATTACCTCTTCCATTCGCCAACACTGCCAACCAAGCCACTTCCGCGGGACAGTGCCGAACCGGAGCATATCCTGGGCTGTGACTGAACTCCCTGAGCTTCCTGAGCTCGGCGGAAAACAATCAGAGGCCATTAAGCAGCTGGTGGGGCGGCCGGGGCttcggccggcggcgctgcgGCCGGATCTTGGGCCGGATTGGCCGGAGGAGCTGCGGGGGCCGGAGCCGCCGGGGCAGCCGGGGCAGCCGCAGGAGGCGCACCGCCTCCCGGGggtgcgccgccgccgccgccaccaccaccgccttgctccgccggtgccggtACAAAAGCCGCGTTCGCCAGCGGGATCTGCCCTACAGCGCCACCAGAGACGGCAGTCCCGTCGACGTTGGCctttgctgccgccgccagctTGGAGTACTGGACGACTTGGTTCGCGTTGGTGCTGTGGGACCGTGTTAGTGCTACTGTCCGCTGACCGTCCATTCGAGCGGGCCTCTACTCACGGGTTGATGACCAGGACCTGGCCCTCTTGGCAGTGCGGTCCGGTGGCGCAGTACAGGAACATGGGGTCGGCGCTCGTGATGGGCATGTTGAACGTGCCGACCATGGCCTGCCCGTCCTGGAACGGGATGTGGCCGCTGTGGATGGCCGCCGGGTTCTGCGCCTGGAGCGGCTGGCACGCGGAGCCCTCGGCGCTCTGCGTGACGGTGTGGTTGCCGTTGCTGAACTGGAACTgcacgacgtcgccgacctgGGCCTGGATCAGGTTCGGCACGAAGGTGTCCTGCGGGCCGCCGACCACGACGGGGATGAGCTGGTTGCCTTGAGGCGTCGccggtggtgctgctgcttgtcTCCTGACTGCGTTCGTCGTTCGTCAGCTACAACTTACTCGGCGGTCCAAGAGCGGACATTTTCGATTCCCAGGGATCGAGGGCAAGCAACTTACTCCTGAACGGGCGATGCGGAACACCCCCAACGACAGTACCATCGGCCGGGAAAGGGTCTCTCTTGGAGACGGGCTGGGGCATCGCGCTGACCgtgacagcagcagccatcAAGGCCCAAGCTGAGTTGACTCTCATGGTGAAtggaaagaaagagaaagtAGCGTTAGATTTTACGAGAAATGACTGAAGTGAACACTGCTCAACAGTGACTATCCCTGAAAATAGATTAAAGTGTGTAAGTGAGTGGAAGAGGCCGGTGTAAATTTGCGCGGCTGGTCCTCACTAGGAGGTGTCTTTTTGTCgaagaggaaggaaaaggaaCAGGGAGAAAGGAAGGGAGACGGAGACAGACGACGAGACTAAAAGTTCGAGTAAGTCTAAATTTTGAATTATATTAGCATCCGGGCTCTAGCACATTGCCCATTCGGAAAACCCGCCTAGTCAAGGCTCAAGCCGCTTCTTGTACGGGGCTCGTCCAAgcagggggagggaggcggcgcgtTCGTTACCAGTGATGATGGAAGTGCCGACACAGGGGAAGGGGGTCCAAGAAGACTCAGCGCAGCAGCCAAGACGAACTGCTCCCcggcggtgacgatgatgatgcctgCCACCTGGGGCAGTCGATGAGGCTCGTGCTGCCAAGCTGTCTGATGATGTTCCGTGACGGTTTGAGGCTCCGATGGGCGATACCCCTTCGGGGAGCCAGAGGTTCACGCCTAATGGGCGGCGATCTGGCGGGAGATCATGTCGATTGGATCGCCGCCCATCCCTTCTCTCCACCAGACAGGGGGTGGGAGGCCTGGATAGATGGGTTCATGGGATGGCGTAAGTCTGTGTTTCCGAGCTGCCATGTGCGTGGGGCCGAGGTGGGCAGATTGGTTGTGATGGAGCCAATAGATAGATGATATATGGGAGGGCTGGTTGGTTTGTCGTTCGGGAGTTTTCCATGTTTCACATCGACCTCAGGTTCGTTCTCTCTGGACACTGGTGTGGAGCATCTCGCCTCTTGTCTCTTGTCTGTTGTCACGGCTTGTCATGGCATGTGTATGTAAGTAGGTGAGTGGTGTTGGTTCTGTGAGTCTGTCCGTTTGCAGACGACAGGGGGCCCTTCTGACACCCCAAACACACTGGGGGCATCCCTCCCCACCACCTCCTCAGCTCTTGTTCCTCTCGAGTCCGTCCTCG from Colletotrichum higginsianum IMI 349063 chromosome 3, whole genome shotgun sequence includes the following:
- a CDS encoding Alcohol dehydrogenase GroES-like domain-containing protein — encoded protein: MPHSAAIQPAAKAPLEVQEVETSQPGPHELLIKNELIALVPIDAKLAKLAVFPLQYPVILGSSYGGTVSAVGSEVTGFKVGDRVAAARTGGEFGNKLGAFQKYVIARDVTASKLPDNADLHVPVGLLGNFSTIVGLFNVHLGLDRPDPVNKVPSKGKKILVYGGTSSFGSFATQYLTQAGYDVVTTTSPKHKDFVAKLGAVHVVDHTRPQEAVVKDLVAQGPYDYVVDSISLKPTFDITAQVVAAQGGGKIYALLPPSDPSGFPEGVVPEFGSWSVSLIQDEKNAELLRWAYGTYFTQAVSNNKILGLPSQKIDGGLGGLNEAIEVLFKGVSGLKVVIEP
- a CDS encoding Extracellular serine-rich protein, with the translated sequence MRVNSAWALMAAAVTVSAMPQPVSKRDPFPADGTVVGGVPHRPFRIRRQAAAPPATPQGNQLIPVVVGGPQDTFVPNLIQAQVGDVVQFQFSNGNHTVTQSAEGSACQPLQAQNPAAIHSGHIPFQDGQAMVGTFNMPITSADPMFLYCATGPHCQEGQVLVINPTNANQVVQYSKLAAAAKANVDGTAVSGGAVGQIPLANAAFVPAPAEQGGGGGGGGGAPPGGGAPPAAAPAAPAAPAPAAPPANPAQDPAAAPPAEAPAAPPAA
- a CDS encoding O-methyltransferase, which codes for MSFSSPIHAPQHILQLLSELHAKSLEQEAAMSKTGKVFSSDVMNDLEDRHPRADPADEFDRLMLDKFVALDEDKCRFAYQLIGATGATNVVEAGTSFGVSTIYLALAVGRAKAATGKAGTVVATEKEARKAEVARGYWARCGAEVEEQIDLRVGDLLETLKEGLPLVDLLLLDIWSALALPTLKVILPRLRKGAVVLTDNTISGAEGYKDLLSFLRDPQNGFQNMTLPFTNGFEMSVYMPDLE
- a CDS encoding NmrA-like family protein, which codes for MLVLVAGATGNIGQKLIDSLHARGHHVRGLGRNPSKLTDERRAKLQDFIVSKNHYDIEALERACEGADAVISAYGVFPAELQIDGQLLLLRAAERANVRRFVLSTWNADWSRDPLGMHESYDPLIALRRLAELSSPIKPHYVFTGVLAEVFWVFPGHPYGAVEMNGYWDGKQKTMSFWGDGDKPMPWTTEGDAAEFTAAIVSRDDAEEGGCWNTISGIHSVKELAAAYERVKNKKVALHSRGTDEDLGKLAFEARERSSPRDFYQYMAYFYQYYMNKGTWDMEKIDNDKLGVQPTSLEDFLRDNDI
- a CDS encoding AAA family ATPase is translated as MKYSLAALFAAVASAAVIDTDNIAEAPEAPAAPELPALRARATGCNADNCLRAVRATRYGTATMELRLAECSSFLAVTETPSATTVFVTESSIETLTANVTRTLYQRQAAAEETAAVLSTQTVPVYASACSDAARYSSACSCFGATAVTTTAPAATVTSTVTVVSTTIVAPFVNVTRPALSCSTVWNCGDATIPVCSTESGCVCFRTAEGRDVCAMPNECESGCDSTSDCGNGEVCIKQSCCAGGTCMKVDVCLNEILPKMMFKRRSAAWVKKQARASLNHLSLVPHDVEEES